A region from the Enterobacter roggenkampii genome encodes:
- the qseB gene encoding quorum sensing response regulator transcription factor QseB — translation MRILLVEDDTLIGDGIRAGLSKMGFSVDWFTDGKTGQAALASAPYDAVVLDLTLPEIDGLDILRAWRESGRSEPVLILTARDALNQRVEGLRLGADDYLCKPFALIEVGARLEALVRRSHGQTHSELRHGKVTLDPTRLVATLDGEPLTLKPKEFALLELLMRNAGRVLPRKTIEEKLYTWDDDVSSNAVEVHVHHLRRKLGSEFIRTVHGIGYTLGDA, via the coding sequence ATGCGCATTTTACTGGTAGAAGACGACACGTTAATCGGCGACGGTATCAGGGCGGGTTTAAGCAAAATGGGCTTTAGCGTGGACTGGTTTACCGACGGCAAAACCGGTCAGGCCGCGCTCGCGTCTGCGCCCTATGATGCCGTGGTGCTGGATCTGACGCTGCCGGAAATCGACGGTCTGGACATCCTGCGCGCGTGGCGCGAAAGCGGGCGCAGCGAGCCGGTATTGATCCTGACCGCGCGGGATGCGCTTAACCAGCGCGTGGAAGGGCTGCGTCTTGGCGCGGATGATTATCTCTGCAAGCCGTTCGCGCTGATTGAAGTGGGTGCCCGCCTCGAGGCGCTGGTCCGCCGCAGCCACGGCCAGACGCATAGCGAGCTACGCCACGGCAAGGTCACGCTCGATCCGACCCGTCTCGTCGCCACGCTGGACGGTGAACCGCTGACGCTGAAGCCGAAAGAGTTCGCGCTGCTGGAACTGCTGATGCGCAATGCAGGCCGCGTGCTCCCTCGCAAGACGATTGAGGAAAAACTGTATACCTGGGACGACGACGTCTCCAGCAACGCGGTAGAAGTCCACGTTCATCATCTGCGCCGCAAGCTTGGCAGCGAGTTTATCCGCACCGTGCACGGCATCGGCTATACCCTGGGTGACGCATGA
- a CDS encoding iron-siderophore ABC transporter substrate-binding protein: protein MRVLFSMLLLVGFAVSAAEPTQVFTDDLNRKVVVPVHPKRIVSLHDLDITIPLIELGVPPVASHGRTRPDGSHFLRSSGMLTGVDFDNSDIKFIGTADIDIEAIAAAKPDLIVTEPTRNTPVEQLAKIAPTVSIDHLDGGAPEIYRKLAQLTGTQARLKVLERRYQEQIKALKATIDTRKITVSVIQANQGKINAMHSYHSLGRVLRDAGFKFPPLIESIPEGGRIDVSAERLPELDADFVFATWRGDTGGKPQDELAAMEAVMPGWCQFLTACRSGHYVLISREEAISNSFASLGLMAAQVQSQIAGRPLPEASR, encoded by the coding sequence ATGCGCGTACTGTTTTCGATGCTGTTGCTGGTGGGGTTCGCGGTGAGCGCGGCGGAGCCGACGCAGGTCTTTACCGACGATCTGAACCGCAAGGTGGTGGTGCCGGTGCACCCGAAACGGATTGTCTCCTTACACGATCTGGACATCACCATTCCACTGATTGAGCTTGGCGTGCCGCCGGTGGCGAGCCATGGCCGCACGCGGCCTGACGGCAGCCATTTTCTGCGCTCCAGCGGCATGTTAACCGGCGTCGACTTCGATAATTCCGATATCAAATTTATCGGCACGGCGGATATCGACATCGAAGCCATCGCCGCCGCCAAACCTGACCTGATCGTTACCGAGCCGACCCGCAACACGCCGGTGGAACAATTAGCGAAAATTGCCCCGACGGTGAGCATCGATCATCTCGACGGCGGCGCGCCGGAAATCTACCGCAAGCTGGCTCAACTGACAGGAACGCAGGCGCGGCTCAAGGTTCTGGAGCGGCGATATCAGGAGCAAATCAAGGCGCTGAAGGCGACCATCGACACGCGCAAAATCACCGTATCGGTGATTCAGGCCAATCAGGGGAAAATCAACGCCATGCACAGCTACCACTCGCTGGGCCGCGTTCTGCGCGACGCCGGATTCAAATTCCCGCCACTGATTGAGTCCATCCCGGAAGGGGGGCGCATCGACGTCAGCGCCGAGCGCCTGCCGGAGCTGGATGCCGATTTCGTCTTTGCTACCTGGCGCGGGGATACGGGCGGTAAACCGCAGGACGAGCTGGCAGCGATGGAGGCGGTGATGCCGGGCTGGTGTCAGTTCCTGACTGCCTGCCGGAGCGGGCATTACGTGCTGATCTCGCGTGAAGAGGCGATCTCGAATTCGTTCGCGTCTTTAGGGCTGATGGCCGCGCAGGTGCAATCACAGATTGCCGGGCGTCCGCTGCCGGAGGCCTCACGGTGA
- a CDS encoding YgiW/YdeI family stress tolerance OB fold protein, with protein MKKFAAIAAIMMMATAPVFAAQGGFNGPSATQTQTQTQAGGFVDNDANLTTAVKVKEMKDDSWVKLRGNITQRLSDDRYTFRDETGTVNVEIDHKRWNGVTVSPQDKVEIQGKVDKEWNDFEIDVKQVIKLNK; from the coding sequence ATGAAAAAATTCGCTGCCATTGCCGCCATCATGATGATGGCCACTGCCCCCGTTTTTGCCGCGCAGGGCGGATTTAACGGCCCGTCCGCCACGCAAACCCAGACCCAGACGCAGGCAGGCGGTTTTGTCGATAACGACGCCAACCTCACCACCGCGGTGAAGGTGAAAGAGATGAAGGACGACAGCTGGGTGAAGCTGCGCGGGAACATCACCCAGCGCCTGTCCGATGACCGCTACACCTTCCGCGATGAGACCGGCACGGTGAACGTGGAAATTGACCACAAGCGCTGGAACGGCGTGACCGTCAGCCCTCAGGATAAAGTGGAAATCCAGGGCAAGGTCGATAAAGAGTGGAACGATTTTGAAATCGACGTGAAGCAGGTCATTAAGCTGAACAAATAA
- a CDS encoding NAD(P)H-dependent oxidoreductase: MSNILIINGAKEFAHSKGQLNDTLTEVADGFLRDAGHDVKVVRADSHYDVKAEVQNFLWADVVIWQMPGWWMGAPWTVKKYMDDVFTEGHGSLYASDGRTRSDASKKYGSGGLIQGKKYMLSLTWNAPLEAFTEKDQFFEGVGVDGAYLPFHKANQFLGMDPLPTFIVNDVIKMPDVPRYIAEYRKHLAEIFA; encoded by the coding sequence ATGAGCAACATCCTGATTATCAACGGTGCAAAAGAATTTGCGCACTCTAAAGGCCAGCTGAATGACACCCTGACCGAGGTCGCGGACGGTTTCCTGCGCGACGCCGGGCATGATGTTAAGGTCGTGCGTGCAGACAGCCACTACGACGTGAAGGCCGAAGTGCAGAACTTCCTGTGGGCTGACGTGGTGATCTGGCAGATGCCAGGCTGGTGGATGGGCGCGCCGTGGACCGTGAAAAAGTACATGGACGACGTGTTCACGGAAGGTCATGGCTCGCTGTATGCCAGCGATGGCCGCACCCGCTCTGACGCGTCCAAAAAATACGGTTCAGGCGGCCTGATTCAGGGCAAAAAATATATGCTGTCACTGACCTGGAACGCGCCGCTGGAAGCCTTCACCGAGAAAGATCAGTTCTTCGAAGGCGTGGGCGTAGACGGTGCTTATCTGCCGTTCCACAAGGCGAATCAGTTCCTGGGCATGGATCCGCTGCCGACCTTTATCGTCAACGACGTGATTAAAATGCCTGATGTCCCGCGCTATATCGCAGAATATCGCAAGCATCTCGCGGAAATTTTTGCTTAA
- a CDS encoding FecCD family ABC transporter permease, translating to MNRAGLRAIRVGRLSALVRPKALAYLSLFALMALSLLGFGLAHGSLPIPASAIGRALFSPESLTAETRYVVMDIRLPRLLMAVLCGAMLGMAGAAMQSITRNGLADPGLIGVKEGCSAAVLLLIFQFPALSLAWRPLVGMAGGLLTALLVIALARDISRPRFILIGIGVSWAFAAAMGVFMTTADVRDVQTAMLWLAGSLHAANWTLVGLAALWAAPAFALLLFTARAADVALLGNQAAAGLGVRTTRLALLRVLAPVVLTAACVSCVGSIGFVGLIAPHMARLLLRGGQTALLTGSAVLGALLVLLADNVGRLAFLPLQLPAGIVISLIGGPFFLLLLWQRRDRF from the coding sequence ATGAACCGGGCCGGACTCCGCGCGATCCGTGTTGGCCGCCTGTCGGCGCTGGTTCGCCCGAAGGCGCTGGCGTACCTGTCGCTTTTCGCGTTGATGGCGCTAAGCCTGCTGGGCTTTGGCCTGGCGCACGGTTCTCTGCCCATCCCCGCCTCTGCCATCGGGCGCGCGCTGTTTTCGCCTGAAAGTCTGACGGCGGAGACGCGCTACGTCGTGATGGATATCCGCCTGCCGCGCCTGCTGATGGCGGTGCTGTGCGGCGCGATGCTCGGCATGGCGGGGGCGGCGATGCAGTCCATCACCCGCAACGGTCTGGCTGACCCGGGGCTTATCGGCGTGAAGGAGGGCTGTAGCGCGGCGGTACTGCTGCTGATTTTTCAGTTCCCGGCGCTGAGCCTGGCCTGGCGTCCGCTGGTTGGCATGGCCGGTGGGCTGCTCACCGCGCTGCTGGTGATAGCTCTGGCGCGCGATATCTCGCGCCCGCGGTTTATTTTGATCGGCATCGGCGTGTCGTGGGCGTTTGCCGCGGCAATGGGCGTCTTTATGACCACCGCCGACGTGCGCGACGTGCAGACGGCGATGCTGTGGCTGGCGGGCAGCCTGCACGCGGCAAACTGGACGCTGGTAGGGCTGGCCGCGCTCTGGGCTGCCCCCGCGTTTGCGCTGCTGCTCTTTACCGCGCGGGCAGCGGACGTGGCGCTGCTCGGCAATCAGGCCGCCGCGGGCCTTGGCGTGCGCACAACCCGGCTGGCGCTGCTGCGGGTTCTCGCCCCGGTAGTGCTGACGGCGGCCTGCGTCTCCTGCGTGGGCAGCATTGGCTTTGTGGGGCTGATTGCCCCGCATATGGCGCGCCTGCTGCTGCGCGGTGGTCAGACCGCGCTCCTGACGGGAAGCGCCGTGCTGGGCGCGCTGCTGGTGCTGCTGGCGGATAACGTCGGACGTCTGGCATTCCTCCCGCTGCAGCTGCCGGCGGGAATTGTCATTTCATTGATTGGCGGACCGTTTTTCCTGCTGCTGCTCTGGCAGCGTCGGGACAGATTTTAG
- a CDS encoding ABC transporter ATP-binding protein codes for MAHNTKQPGLVLENLSAGYQKKIIVDDISLAIPQQKITVLVGANGCGKSTLLSTIARLLQPLGGAAVLDGKAIHEQPTKAVARQLGILPQSPLLPEGLTVFELVSRGRFPWQNVMRQWSDEDELAVEEALRLTGTAAFAHMPVESLSGGQRQRCWIAMALAQQTPYILLDEPTTFLDLRYQVEILELLHALTRQHGRTVVVVLHDLNFAVNYGDSLVFLRQGKVEGVLHEGDACTPELIKAVFDVDVHMSINPLTGKPFFMPFRQSIQKP; via the coding sequence GTGGCTCACAACACAAAACAACCGGGACTGGTTCTGGAGAACCTCTCTGCGGGCTATCAGAAAAAAATCATCGTTGATGATATCTCTCTTGCGATCCCCCAGCAGAAAATAACCGTTCTGGTGGGCGCAAACGGCTGCGGGAAATCCACGCTGTTGAGCACCATTGCGCGGCTGCTCCAGCCGCTTGGCGGCGCGGCGGTTCTCGACGGCAAGGCGATCCACGAGCAGCCGACCAAAGCCGTCGCCCGCCAGCTTGGTATTCTCCCGCAGTCCCCGCTGCTCCCGGAAGGGTTAACCGTTTTTGAGCTGGTCTCGCGCGGGCGCTTTCCCTGGCAAAACGTTATGCGCCAGTGGAGCGACGAGGACGAACTGGCGGTGGAAGAGGCCCTGCGCCTGACCGGCACGGCAGCGTTTGCCCATATGCCGGTGGAAAGCTTATCCGGCGGCCAGCGTCAGCGCTGCTGGATCGCCATGGCGCTGGCGCAGCAAACGCCGTATATCCTGCTGGATGAACCCACCACGTTCCTCGATCTTCGCTACCAGGTGGAGATCCTGGAACTGCTGCACGCCCTGACCCGCCAGCACGGGCGTACCGTCGTGGTGGTGCTGCACGATCTCAACTTTGCCGTGAACTACGGTGATTCCCTGGTCTTTTTACGCCAGGGAAAAGTCGAGGGAGTGTTACATGAAGGCGACGCCTGCACGCCGGAGCTGATCAAAGCGGTGTTTGATGTGGACGTGCATATGTCCATCAACCCCTTGACCGGCAAACCGTTCTTTATGCCGTTTCGCCAGAGCATTCAGAAGCCATGA
- a CDS encoding FecCD family ABC transporter permease: MMRISLAFLIFTLLLAMGAIAHLGIGARFIAPQTVVEAFFHFDPRNFDHNIIIRLRLLRLCAAMVTGAALGVAGVLLQSVIRNPLGEPHILGLNAGAALAVVIASALGLSLPFGRPLIAAAGAAALFLLVLMFSSTGRIGLTPMKVTLCGVAMSAFASSITAAVLILDEQTLLSLRTWLAGDIAGVNAQMLQSALWAAAAGFVLAIGLSPSLNMLALGDRMAQGLGVSLLKTRLLALLAIALLCGAAVSLAGPIGFIGLVVPQLIRRLVSVDLRAMVPLSALCGALVLLLADIAARTLFTPWELATGIMTALVGAPVFILMALRMFK, translated from the coding sequence ATGATGCGCATCTCTCTGGCTTTCCTGATTTTCACCCTGCTGTTGGCAATGGGGGCGATTGCTCATCTGGGGATCGGTGCACGCTTTATCGCCCCGCAAACGGTAGTGGAGGCATTCTTTCATTTCGACCCGCGCAATTTCGACCATAACATCATCATCAGACTACGACTGCTGCGCCTCTGCGCCGCGATGGTGACAGGCGCCGCGCTCGGTGTGGCGGGCGTGCTGCTGCAGTCCGTGATCCGCAACCCGCTCGGTGAGCCGCATATTCTGGGGCTCAACGCCGGGGCAGCGCTGGCTGTGGTGATCGCCAGCGCGCTTGGGCTTTCGCTGCCGTTTGGCCGCCCGCTGATTGCGGCCGCCGGTGCCGCCGCGCTGTTTCTGCTGGTGCTGATGTTCTCCTCGACCGGTCGCATCGGGCTCACGCCGATGAAGGTCACCCTGTGTGGCGTGGCGATGTCGGCATTTGCCTCGTCGATTACCGCCGCGGTGTTAATCCTGGATGAACAGACGCTGCTCTCTCTGCGCACCTGGCTGGCAGGTGATATCGCCGGAGTCAACGCGCAGATGCTCCAGAGCGCCCTGTGGGCTGCAGCAGCCGGTTTTGTTCTTGCTATCGGGTTGTCGCCCTCGCTCAACATGCTGGCGCTGGGCGACAGAATGGCGCAGGGGCTTGGCGTGTCGCTGCTGAAAACCCGCCTCCTTGCCCTGCTGGCCATCGCGCTGCTCTGCGGCGCGGCCGTCTCCCTCGCCGGACCGATTGGCTTTATCGGCCTTGTGGTACCGCAGCTCATTCGCCGTCTGGTGTCGGTCGATTTACGCGCGATGGTGCCGCTGTCGGCCCTCTGCGGTGCGCTGGTGCTGCTGCTGGCGGATATCGCTGCCCGCACGCTGTTTACCCCCTGGGAGCTGGCAACCGGCATCATGACGGCCCTTGTCGGCGCGCCCGTGTTCATCCTTATGGCCTTGAGGATGTTCAAATGA
- a CDS encoding MurR/RpiR family transcriptional regulator encodes MIRKEKGRVDVYGDRFRARAHQLTPRLLQVARYIHDNREAVMEQTAMEIAAVVKTSDATVVRAIQALGFAGLRDLKQTLEQWFGPVVTSSEKMSTTVNTLASDVNASIDFVLEGHQHTCEVLSEPHNRYAMAQAVSLLAQARQVAIFGIGASGILAEYTARLFSRMGLPATPLNRTGIGLAEQLIALQRGDVLVMMAQKSAHREGQTTLREAKRLGIPTILLTNALDSRFSKEASVVIHVPRGGEKGKIPLHGTVLLCLEMIILSVAATEPQRAIKSMKRINELHRGLKPGKKSS; translated from the coding sequence GTGATCCGCAAAGAGAAGGGGCGCGTGGATGTCTATGGCGACCGCTTTCGCGCGCGGGCGCATCAGCTGACGCCGCGTCTGCTGCAGGTCGCACGCTATATCCATGACAACCGCGAAGCGGTGATGGAGCAGACCGCCATGGAGATTGCCGCCGTAGTGAAAACCTCGGATGCCACGGTGGTCCGCGCCATACAGGCGCTGGGGTTCGCCGGGCTGCGCGATCTCAAGCAGACGCTGGAGCAGTGGTTTGGCCCGGTGGTCACCTCCAGCGAAAAGATGTCCACCACGGTGAACACGCTCGCCAGCGACGTCAACGCGAGCATTGATTTCGTGCTGGAGGGACATCAGCACACCTGCGAGGTGTTATCCGAGCCCCACAACCGCTACGCGATGGCGCAGGCGGTCTCACTGCTGGCGCAGGCAAGGCAGGTTGCCATATTTGGCATTGGCGCCTCCGGCATTCTGGCCGAGTACACCGCCAGGCTGTTCAGCCGTATGGGGTTACCCGCCACGCCGCTCAACCGTACCGGGATCGGGCTTGCCGAACAGCTGATTGCGCTTCAGCGCGGTGACGTGCTGGTGATGATGGCGCAGAAATCCGCGCACCGGGAAGGGCAAACCACCCTGCGTGAAGCTAAACGTCTGGGCATTCCCACCATCCTGCTGACCAACGCCCTTGATTCGCGTTTCAGTAAGGAGGCCAGCGTGGTGATCCACGTTCCGCGCGGCGGTGAAAAGGGTAAAATCCCGCTCCACGGCACGGTGCTGCTCTGTCTGGAGATGATCATTTTGTCCGTCGCCGCCACCGAACCGCAGCGCGCCATCAAGTCGATGAAGCGCATCAACGAACTCCATCGCGGGTTAAAGCCGGGGAAGAAAAGCAGCTAA
- the qseC gene encoding quorum sensing histidine kinase QseC: MKLTQRLSLKLRLTLLFLALSLTAWFAASLVAWQQTTHKLDKLFDTQQMLFAKRLLTMDLDEIRAPERMREIPKKVKHGRLDDDALAFAIYSVDGKMLLNDGENGRDIPYHYRRDGFANGQLQDDNDEWRFLWLTSPDGKYRVVVGQEWEYRQDMALDVVSSQLTPWLVALPVMLLLLVLLLSRELRPLKKLAQTLRSRSPDATDALVLQGVPTEVRPLLDALNHLFARTQEMMTRERRFTSDAAHELRSPLAALKVQTDVAQLSQDDPQAREKALAQLHAGIDRASRLVDQLLTLSRLDSLDNLDDVEPITLADLLQSAVLDIWHPAQQAGIDIRLNNHAPQVKRQGQPLLLSLLVRNLLDNAIRYSPRGSVVDVTLDARSFSVRDNGPGVDPEVLARIGERFYRPPGQNATGSGLGLSIVRRIAALHGMRVSLSNAAEGGFEVKVSW, translated from the coding sequence ATGAAGCTGACGCAACGCCTGAGCCTGAAGCTGCGCCTGACGCTCCTCTTTTTAGCGCTCTCCCTGACGGCATGGTTTGCCGCCAGCCTGGTGGCCTGGCAGCAGACCACCCACAAGCTGGATAAGCTCTTTGACACGCAGCAGATGCTGTTTGCCAAACGGCTGCTGACGATGGATCTGGACGAGATCCGCGCCCCCGAGCGGATGCGCGAGATCCCGAAAAAAGTGAAGCATGGCCGGCTCGATGACGACGCGCTGGCTTTCGCCATTTACAGCGTCGACGGCAAAATGCTGCTGAACGACGGCGAGAACGGGCGCGATATTCCGTACCACTATCGCCGCGACGGGTTTGCTAACGGGCAGCTCCAGGACGACAACGACGAATGGCGTTTCCTGTGGCTGACCTCACCCGACGGGAAGTACCGCGTGGTGGTCGGTCAGGAGTGGGAGTACCGCCAGGATATGGCGCTGGACGTGGTCAGCTCGCAGCTCACGCCCTGGCTGGTGGCGCTGCCGGTGATGCTGCTTTTGCTGGTTCTCCTCCTGAGCCGGGAGCTGAGGCCGCTCAAAAAGCTGGCGCAGACCCTGCGCTCCCGCTCGCCGGATGCGACCGATGCGCTTGTGCTTCAGGGTGTGCCCACGGAAGTGCGCCCCCTGCTCGACGCGCTGAATCACCTCTTCGCACGTACCCAGGAGATGATGACCCGCGAGCGCCGCTTTACGTCCGATGCCGCCCACGAGCTGCGCAGCCCGCTGGCGGCCCTGAAGGTGCAAACTGACGTGGCGCAGCTCTCGCAGGACGATCCGCAGGCGCGGGAAAAAGCGCTGGCACAGCTGCATGCGGGAATCGACCGCGCTTCGCGGCTGGTGGATCAGCTCCTCACCCTGTCGCGTCTGGACTCGCTGGATAACCTTGACGATGTCGAACCGATCACGCTTGCCGATTTACTGCAGTCGGCGGTGCTGGATATCTGGCATCCGGCGCAGCAGGCAGGGATTGATATTCGCCTCAACAACCATGCCCCGCAGGTCAAACGTCAGGGGCAGCCCCTGCTGCTCAGCCTGCTGGTGCGCAACCTGCTGGACAACGCCATCCGCTACAGCCCACGCGGCAGCGTGGTGGACGTGACGCTGGACGCACGTAGCTTTAGCGTGCGCGACAACGGTCCCGGCGTTGACCCCGAGGTGCTGGCGCGCATCGGCGAGCGTTTTTATCGTCCACCGGGCCAGAACGCCACGGGCAGCGGGCTGGGGCTCTCTATCGTCAGGCGCATTGCCGCGCTGCACGGGATGCGCGTCTCGCTGAGCAATGCGGCGGAAGGCGGCTTTGAGGTGAAGGTCAGCTGGTAG
- a CDS encoding putative quinol monooxygenase: MLTVIAEIRTRPGQHHRQAVLDQFAKIIPTVLKEEGCHGYAPMVDAATDASFQATAPDSIIMVEQWETVAHLEAHLQTAHMKAWSDAVKGDVLETHIRILEQGV, encoded by the coding sequence ATGCTTACCGTTATCGCAGAAATCCGTACTCGTCCAGGTCAACATCACCGCCAGGCGGTGCTGGATCAGTTCGCGAAAATCATCCCGACCGTACTGAAAGAAGAAGGCTGCCACGGCTACGCGCCGATGGTGGATGCTGCCACTGACGCCAGCTTCCAGGCGACCGCGCCGGACTCGATCATTATGGTTGAGCAGTGGGAAACCGTCGCGCATCTTGAAGCGCATCTGCAGACCGCGCACATGAAAGCGTGGAGCGACGCGGTGAAGGGCGACGTGCTGGAAACCCACATCCGCATCCTGGAGCAAGGGGTTTAA